The proteins below are encoded in one region of Thermothelomyces thermophilus ATCC 42464 chromosome 1, complete sequence:
- a CDS encoding glycosyltransferase family 62 protein (CAZy_ID 268014), protein MLPIASTGSKVIPRHHVGGYSDGYPRGKTFDISPHRYQPRSANSVHRKRTQSFVRLGIVAAILFLLMLYTLSRGSSSSSSSGALSVLSLGLLSSGDTDFELETVRYYDLSNVQGTARGWEREERILVCVPLRDAEAHLPMFFSHLRNLTYPHHLMDLAFLVSDSKDNTLGVLTENLEKIQASEDESMHFGEISIIEKDFGQVVKQDVESRHGFAAQAGRRKLMARARNWLLSAALRPYHSWVYWRDVDVETAPFTILEDLMRHNKDVIVPNVWRPLPEWLGGEQPYDLNSWQESETALALADTLDEDAVIVEGYAEYATYRPHLAYLRDPYGDPDVEMELDGVGGVSILAKAKVFRYGVHFPAFSFEKHAETEGFGKMARKLGLSVIGLPHYTIWHAYEPSVEDIKHMELAQEQAEKEKAEKARKMKESFSDATGQWEKDKAELQNMATREKKKEEAAAAAADNKVDAAPAVEQVSNDNAGAKEGGGRMKEKVVVEVDEELGGGKAGKAGNA, encoded by the exons ATGCTCCCAATCGCATCAACGGGGTCCAAGGTGATCCCCCGCCATCATGTTGGCGGCTATTCGGATGGGTACCCGCGGGGCAAGACCTTCGACATCTCTCCTCACAG GTACCAACCCCGGAGCGCAAACTCGGTCCACCGCAAACGAACCCAGTCGTTCGTGCGCCTCGGCATCGTAGCCGcgatcctcttcctcctcatgCTGTACACCTTATCGCgcgggtcgtcgtcgtcgtcttcctcggGTGCCCTCTCCGTCCTGTCCCTGGGGCTCCTCTCCTCGGGCGACACCGACTTCGAGCTCGAGACGGTGCGCTACTACGACCTGTCCAACGTGCAGGGCACTGCGCGCGGCTGGGAGCGCGAGGAGCGCATCCTGGTGTGCGTACCCCTCCGCGACGCCGAGGCCCACCTGCCCATGTTCTTCTCGCACCTGCGCAACCTGACGTACCCGCACCACCTGATGGACCTCGCCTTCCTCGTGTCGGACTCCAAGGACAACACGCTCGGGGTGCTGACCGAGAACCTGGAGAAGATCCAGGCGTCCGAGGACGAGTCGATGCACTTTGGGGAGATCTCCATCATCGAGAAGGACTTTGGCCAGGTGGTGAAGCAGGACGTCGAGAGCCGTCACGGGTTTGCGGCGCAGGCGGGCAGGCGGAAGCTCATGGCTCGGGCGAGGAACTGGCTGCTGAGCGCGGCGCTGCGGCCGTACCACTCGTGGGTGTACTGGCGCGATGTGGACGTGGAGACGGCGCCGTTCACCATCCTGGAGGATTTGATGCGGCATAACAAGGACGTGATTGTGCCCA ATGTCTGGCGCCCATTGCCGGAATGGCTCGGTGGAGAGCAGCCATACGATCTCAACTCCTGGCAGGAATCGGAAACGGCTCTGGCGCTTGCCGATACCCTTGATGAAGATGCCGTCATCGTGGAGGGCTATGCCGAATACGCGACCTACCGGCCGCATCTGGCGTACCTCCGTGACCCCTACGGCGATCCTGACGTAGAAATGGAGCTGGACGGTGTCGGCGGCGTGAGCATCTTGGCCAAGGCCAAAGTATTCCGCTACGGTGTGCATTTCCCGGCGTTTAGCTTTGAGAAACACGCCGAGACGGAAGGATTCGGCAAG ATGGCCCGGAAGCTGGGACTCTCAGTCATTGGGTTGCCTCATTACACTATCTGGCACGCGTATGAGCCCAGCGTGGAGGATATCAAGCACATGGAG CTCGCTCAGGAACAAgccgagaaggagaaggcagAGAAGGCCAGGAAGATGAAGGAGTCCTTTAGCGATGCTACTGGGCAGTGGGAGAAGGACAAGGCAGAATTGCAAAACATGGCCACccgagagaagaagaaggaagaagctgctgctgctgccgccgacaACAAGGTCGACGCTGCCCCTGCAGTAGAGCAAGTGTCCAACGACAACGCGGGTGCGAAAGAGGGAGGTGGCAGGATGAAAGAGAAGGTCGTCGTCGAGGTAGACGAGGAGCTTGGTGGTGGCAAGGCAGGAAAGGCAGGAAACGCATGA